A section of the Perognathus longimembris pacificus isolate PPM17 chromosome 7, ASM2315922v1, whole genome shotgun sequence genome encodes:
- the Masp2 gene encoding mannan-binding lectin serine protease 2 isoform X2, with amino-acid sequence MRLLALPGLLCALVAASPDPKWPEPVFGRLASPGFPEPYANNQERRWALEAPPGYRLRLYFTHFHLELSYRCEYDFVKLSAGTKALATLCGWESTDTERAPGNHSFSSPGPRLEVAFRSDYSNEQPFTGFEAFYAAEDIDECHEPPGDAPPCDHHCHNHLGGFYCSCRAGYALHRDGRTCSEQRP; translated from the exons ATGAG gcTGCTGGCCCTCCCGGGACTGCTGTGCGCCTTGGTGGCCGCGTCCCCCGACCCCAAGTGGCCCGAGCCCGTGTTCGGGCGCCTGGCGTCCCCCGGCTTCCCGGAGCCCTACGCCAACAACCAGGAGCGGCGCTGggccctggaggccccgcccGGCTACCGCCTGCGCCTCTACTTCACCCACTTCCACCTGGAGCTCTCCTACCGCTGCGAGTACGACTTCGTCAAG CTGAGTGCAGGGACGAAGGCGCTGGCCACGCTGTGCGGCTGGGAGAGCACGGACACCGAGCGGGCGCCGGGCAACCACAGCTTCtcctcccccggcccccggctGGAGGTCGCCTTCCGCTCCGACTACTCCAACGAGCAGCCCTTCACGGGCTTCGAGGCCTTCTACGCCGCCGAGG ACATCGACGAGTGCCACGAGCCGCCCGGAGACGCCCCGCCCTGCGACCACCACTGCCACAACCACCTGGGAGGCTTCTACTGCTCCTGCCGCGCCGGCTACGCCCTCCACCGGGACGGGCGCACCTGCTCAG
- the Srm gene encoding LOW QUALITY PROTEIN: spermidine synthase (The sequence of the model RefSeq protein was modified relative to this genomic sequence to represent the inferred CDS: deleted 1 base in 1 codon), with protein sequence MEPGPDGPDGPAAPGPAAIREGWFRETCSLWPGQALSLQVEQLLHHRRSRYQDILVFRSKTYGNVLVLDGVIQCTERDEFSYQEMIANLPLCSHPDPRKVLIIGGGDGGVLREVVKHPSVESVVQCEIDEDVIRVSKEFLPGMAIGYSSPKLTLHVGDGFEFMKQNQDAFDVIITDSSDPMGPAESLFKESYYQLMKTALKEDGILCCQGECQWLHLDLIKEMRQFCKSLFPVVAYAYCTIPTYPSGQIGFMLCSKNPRTNFQEPVQQLSPAQVEQRQLKYYNADVHRAAFVLPEFARKALNDVS encoded by the exons atgGAGCCCGGCCCCGACGGCCCCgacggccccgccgcccccggccccgccgccatCCGCGAAGGCTGGTTCCGCGAGACGTGCAGCCTGTGGCCCGGCCAGGCTCTGTCGCTGCAGGTGGAGCAGCTCCTCCACCACCGGCGCTCGCGGTACCAGGACATCCTTGTCTTCCGCAG CAAGACCTACGGCAACGTGCTGGTGCTCGATGGCGTCATCCAGTGCACCGAGCGGGACGAGTTCTCCTACCAGGAGATGATCGCCAACCTGCCCCTGTGCAGCCACCCGGACCCCCGCAAG GTGCTGATCATCGGGGGAGGCGATGGGGGCGTCCTGCGCGAGGTGGTGAAGCACCCCTCGGTGGAATCCGTGGTCCAGTGCGAGATTGATGAG GACGTCATCCGAGTCTCTAAGGAGTTCCTGCCGGGCATGGCCATCGGCTACTCGAGCCCAAAGCTGACCCTCCATGTGGGCGACGGCTTTGAGTTCATGAAGCAGAACCAAGATGCCTTCGACGTCATCATCACCGACTCCTCCGACCCCATGG GCCCCGCAGAGAGCCTTTTCAAGGAGTCCTACTACCAGCTCATGAAGACGGCGCTCAAGGAGGACGGCATCCTCTGCTGCCAGG GCGAGTGCCAGTGGCTACACCTGGACCTCATCAAGGAGATGCGGCAGTTCTGCAAGTCTCTGTTCCCGGTGGTGGCCTACGCCTACTGCACCATC CCCACCTACCCCAGCGGCCAGATCGGCTTCATGCTGTGCAGCAAGAACCCC AGGACCAACTTCCAGGAGCCCGTGCAGCAGCTGAGCCCGGCCCAGGTGGAGCAGAGGCAGCTGAAGTACTACAACGCCGACGTGCACCGCGCCGCCTTCGTGCTGCCGGAGTTCGCCCGCAAG GCCCTGAACGATGTGAGCTGA